The window TGGGCACTTCGACCTTCGGCGGGAAGCTCTCGGTGTCCTCGCTCTCGGACGCCTCCGAGAGTTCGTGCTCGGGGACGACCTCGACCTGGCCGTCGTGGGCGACGAGCATGTCGACGTAGTCGCGGAAGACGGCGGACAGGGAGATGTCGCGCTCCTCGGCGATGTCCCGGAGCGTCTCGAACTTCTCCTGACTGACCCGGAAGGAGATGGTCTTGTTCTTGTTGCCCATCAGTGGGTTCCAGTAGGCAGTTCATCCCACTTAATCATTTGTCAGACAGTTTCAGGGCTGTGGGGGGTCAAAAAATCGGTCGCGGGGAACGAGGGCGAAATCACCGTCCGACAGGCCCGGGCGGCGAACGTGCCCCGCCCGGGGAATCAGTCGGTCGGCGCGATCGCTACTTACTCCGCGACGCTCGCTTCGCCTGCGTCGCGCTGCTCTTCCTCGAGCGACTCCAGCGCGCCGACGACGGTCCGGCGGTAGTTCTCCACGGGGAGGTCGTACTCCTCGCGGGCCATCTGGGCGTACTCGTTGGCCTCGTCGTCGAACGCCTGGATGCGCTCGATGGTGCGCTCGGCCGTCTCGACGACCCAGCGGTCGCGGGTGGCCTCGTCGACCAGCGAGATGGACTCCGGTCGGACGGAGACGTTCACCTCGCCGTCGTCGGTCTCGTAGGTCCGGGGTTTGCCGACCACGGAGACGTAGGCGGGCGGCTCCAGCTCCCGGAGCATCGAGGCGGCGTCGGGCTGGTACTGGCCGGCGTACATGAAGAACGTGTCGCCGTTGGGGTCGACCAGGCGACCCTGCCAGTACTCGCTGTCCTCGCCGACGTCCTCCGTCTCGGTGAGGGTGCCGACGACGAAGATGCGGTTGGCCTTCGCGCCGGTGGGCAGCAGCAGGTACACCGGGGCGCGGTCGTCGTCGCTCTCCTTGAACGTGAAGCTCGCGTCGTTGAACTCGTCTGCGAAGACGCGGCGGGCGACTTCGCGGGTGGGCGTGGATGCCATCTAGATCGACCTCGCTTTGATGAGGGTGGCTTCCGGATCGACCGGATCGTCCAGCAGCTCCTGTTC of the Halomicrobium salinisoli genome contains:
- a CDS encoding CopG family transcriptional regulator; this translates as MGNKNKTISFRVSQEKFETLRDIAEERDISLSAVFRDYVDMLVAHDGQVEVVPEHELSEASESEDTESFPPKVEVPKSFVREHERLELEAEHLREQLEEHKRYVTTLRQQLDEHDQEDVVQLEDLDGDDDEDASYRIGSFDEV
- a CDS encoding RPA family protein, which encodes MASTPTREVARRVFADEFNDASFTFKESDDDRAPVYLLLPTGAKANRIFVVGTLTETEDVGEDSEYWQGRLVDPNGDTFFMYAGQYQPDAASMLRELEPPAYVSVVGKPRTYETDDGEVNVSVRPESISLVDEATRDRWVVETAERTIERIQAFDDEANEYAQMAREEYDLPVENYRRTVVGALESLEEEQRDAGEASVAE